A genomic window from Ignavibacteria bacterium includes:
- a CDS encoding DUF1801 domain-containing protein produces MGKLAEIKTKQTELSVEDFINSLKSEEQRKDSLVLLKLMKKATKEKPKIWGRSMIGFGKKIYKSPATGREVEWFKMGFSPRKANLSLHLIIDMKKYSGELKKLGKHKTGAGCLYINKLADIDIKVLEKLIGISAMAK; encoded by the coding sequence ATGGGAAAGCTCGCCGAAATAAAGACCAAACAAACTGAGTTAAGCGTCGAGGATTTTATTAATTCTTTAAAAAGTGAGGAGCAGCGAAAAGACAGTTTAGTTCTTTTAAAGCTGATGAAAAAAGCTACTAAGGAAAAGCCAAAGATATGGGGAAGATCAATGATAGGTTTCGGTAAGAAAATATACAAGAGTCCCGCAACAGGCCGCGAAGTTGAGTGGTTTAAAATGGGATTCTCACCCAGAAAAGCTAATCTGTCTCTTCATCTTATAATTGATATGAAAAAATATTCAGGTGAGCTTAAGAAGCTTGGCAAGCATAAAACCGGTGCGGGCTGTCTATACATAAACAAGCTTGCTGATATTGATATTAAAGTTCTTGAAAAGCTGATAGGGATTTCGGCTATGGCAAAGTAG
- a CDS encoding DUF1801 domain-containing protein: MKAPGKTVKEILANVPEERHEAFNKLHNVIVKNLPKGFEAAISYGGLGYVVPHKIYPAGYHCKPSEPLPFAGIASQKDSINFYHMGVYADPRLLKWFVSEYPKHSKQKLDMGKSCVRFKKLDDIPYKLIGELMKKMSVKDWIEMYEKNYNPKKKKK; this comes from the coding sequence ATGAAAGCACCGGGAAAAACAGTTAAGGAAATATTGGCTAACGTGCCTGAAGAAAGGCATGAAGCTTTTAATAAGCTGCATAATGTAATTGTTAAGAATCTGCCAAAAGGATTTGAAGCGGCAATCAGCTATGGCGGGCTTGGTTACGTGGTTCCGCATAAGATCTACCCCGCAGGTTACCACTGCAAACCCAGTGAGCCGCTTCCGTTTGCGGGCATAGCTTCGCAAAAGGATTCTATTAATTTTTACCACATGGGTGTTTACGCTGACCCGAGATTGTTAAAATGGTTTGTCAGTGAGTATCCCAAGCACAGCAAACAGAAACTTGATATGGGCAAAAGCTGCGTACGATTCAAGAAGCTGGATGATATCCCCTACAAGCTGATCGGTGAACTGATGAAAAAGATGAGTGTTAAAGACTGGATAGAGATGTATGAGAAGAATTATAACCCAAAGAAAAAGAAGAAATAA
- a CDS encoding dihydrofolate reductase family protein, which produces MRKVIAAFNMTLDGYCDHTSGIPADEIHYHYARLLDEAGVILYGRTTYQLMEYWRDILKNPTGEKHMDDFAAAIDRVPKLVFSRTLNSVDWASARLAARGLAEEVNELKQQPGKDIYVSSPSLIWQFTQLGLIDEYQLCIHPVIAGSGLPLFKNITDKITLKLTKTKQFDFGGVILYYEPADMTPSSA; this is translated from the coding sequence ATGAGAAAAGTAATCGCCGCATTCAATATGACACTTGACGGATATTGCGACCATACTTCTGGCATACCGGCTGATGAGATACATTACCACTATGCCCGTTTGCTGGATGAAGCGGGAGTTATACTCTATGGCAGAACTACATACCAGCTTATGGAGTACTGGAGGGATATATTAAAGAATCCCACAGGTGAAAAGCATATGGATGATTTTGCCGCGGCAATTGATAGGGTCCCTAAGCTGGTTTTTTCGCGTACGCTGAATAGTGTTGACTGGGCAAGCGCAAGGCTTGCCGCCCGCGGACTTGCCGAAGAAGTAAATGAGCTTAAGCAGCAGCCGGGTAAAGATATTTATGTATCTAGTCCAAGCTTAATATGGCAGTTTACACAGCTAGGCTTAATTGATGAGTACCAGCTATGCATTCACCCCGTAATTGCAGGCAGCGGCTTGCCGCTGTTTAAGAATATAACGGATAAGATCACCCTAAAGCTCACAAAAACAAAGCAGTTTGATTTTGGCGGGGTGATACTATATTATGAGCCGGCTGATATGACCCCCTCGTCCGCCTGA